CTTGGGGACAGTGGCCGAGGGTCTGGAGAGAAAGGAGCAGAAACAGACAAAGAATTGTTTCCTAAGCTTGTAAATGCCTGTTGAGGCAGGAAGGGTGGGGAGAATCGGCAGCTTTCATTGAGGCCTCAGATGCCTCTGGTACGCCAAAGCCGAAAGTTGCCAAGACCAGTGGGTCAGGGCAGCAGCCCACTAAGCCAGGTGCCGTCTGCTCCAGGCTATCCTGCAGGTGGGGAAGGCTGCACTGTGGCTTTTAGGAACGGCCATCAAAAGCTCAGCAGTTGACCCTCTTCCTTTTTCTACCAAAAAGCACAGCAGATTTAATCTTGGTCTTTTTGGCTGGGGTTCTACTGACACTGCTGCTGACGGCCATGGTCTTCCTCATCATTAAGAGCTGCAGAAGATGTAAGTGGTGTCTGAGGGATGGGGCAGCCTTGTCTGTCACTGAGGACAGAGATAGCCACCAAGTGAGTAAGGGTGTGTGAGATAAAACCTGATTAACACAGATCAGAACggccctccttccccttctcttcctccctgtcctccccactcccagcccctcctcccaccctccccttcACCCAAGATTGAAGGGAGAGGCTCCCCTCTCCTCCAGACCCCAGTGGTGAGACTTGTCCCTCTTCTTCCTGGTATTTGTTGCAGGTCACTACAGTCCCCAGGTTCCAGATCCTCACTCGGACTCTCCTGCCAAGGTAGGATGATTGTGTTTCTCCCAGGGCACTGAGGCCCTGCCCTCTGGCTTTCCCTCTGCGTTTCACGTTATTGACTGGGGTAGTTGTACTGCTTCCTGGACTCTCCAAGGGATTCTTTTAAGAGTCCTTCTGATCTCTTTGGGTCCCCTCTTTGCAAAGTCACAGCTGCTTCCAAAGAGACACACTTTGCTCCAAATTGAATCCACTCATtccttctctccatccctctgAAGCGTTCATCCCTAGGAGAGGACCCGCTAACCTACGCCAGCATGTCTTTCCAACCCTTGGAAAAGAAGAGCCACAGCTTGACTGCAAACCATTCTGCGGACTTAGACCCTGTCGTCTACGCTCAGGTTAAAGTGATAAGCCAGTGAGGCTTGACTCCAGTTCCTCTCATCTCAACATATTCTTTTCTGGTCTTCTACAATTTTTTGACTGCAGCCCACGTGAAACTGCAGAGTTGTTTAGGTGTGATCTGACAGTGGGATCCAGAAGTCTCCAAAACCAGTGGTCAGTCATTTTCCTGGCCAGAGGAAAGGTTGCTGGCCTTCCTACTTGTACCAACAGCTCCCTGAGGGCCTCCCCAGTAGCCTCCCAAAGGGTGTGAGACAGAGCTCAGTGTTCAGAACGTAATCCCCCAGTGTCATTGATCAACTAGGGAGGAGTCAACCCAATGAACAATCTATCAAGAATTCCAAAAAAGGCAAAACCCTCCCAAATATTGGCTCCTTCTTCATCAGTAATTAGTCTATCACAGTCACCTTCTCCAGACGTCAGGACCAGTGTTCTACACAAATACAAAACCCATATTCTATAAAGCACTATTCAAATGTGGGTTTCCATATCTTTCCTATGGCGTATGCAATATGCATAACAATCTTACAtgagaaccaaaaataaaaattaatctaaaCATTAATTCCCCTCCAATCACAATGGATAATCATATAGGCAATCCCATTAAAGATATCAatcccaataaaaaaaaaattctaggcaCACTTACCTTAAAATTCCCACTTAAATAAGAAAGCAAATCAGCAAAATTCATAAAGACaaattaatgataaataaattcatataggAAATCTAGCCCTAGCAGCTAACTTAAAGCAcctgttttgatttcttttttaaagacattttattatattatttatgcatGCCTCACCTATTTACATAGtataattcaatgttttttttcttttttatttcttacatacatgacaataatggaatgcattacattcataattatccatccactaattcaatgtttttaatgtatttaccATATTGTACAACTATCAcaaaaatctaattttagaatattaactTCCTAAAAGAATTTCCACACACTTTAGGAGTCAATCCTCATCTTCTCACCCTAAGACCCCTAAATAATTACTAATATGCTATCTATCTCTGTATGTTTGCCTATTCTGAACTTTTCACATAAGTGGAATCCCACAATATTTGGCTTCTTTGATTTAACTTAAGTTTAATCATTTTGCAGCATGATTCAGTAATTCATTCCTTTCCAATATTGAATACTGTTGCTTTTTATAGTACGCCACCTTTTGTTTGATCATTCAACAATTGATAGAAACTCAAATTGTTTCCACATTTTAGTTATGAACATTGCTGCTGTAATTACATTTCTGTACTAGTTTCTTAAAGTACCTGTTTTGTTAAGCACGATTAATTATTATGCTAAtgatgtatgaataaataaatcagtagaatagaataaaaaagacCAGAACTAAACTAAAACACAAACGGACATTTAGATTTGGGAGATGGTTTATTAAATGATTTGAGAAAATTTGGTTTATTCAGTAAATGgtactcagatttttaaaaagtaaccatGAACCATCTCACTCCTTATGGcaaaataaattccatttcttattttatgtcaGAAACTAAACTGTAAAAGATCATTAAAGTACTGTAATAAATATAAGAGTAAAAATAATTCAGAGTGGGTCATGTCTTTAAACTTATGACACAAACCCCAGAAATCAGAATatattaatttgatttataaaataccATTAGAAAGTCAAAAAGACAAATGACACATTTGCAACACATTTCCAAAGCATCTCACAGATGAAGGACTAGTTTTcttagtatataaaaaaaaatctgaaagtaagTTTAACCATTTTGCAGCATGGGAATTGGTCAAAAGGGAAActaatggttcttttttttttttaaaatatttatttacttatttatttaagtttttggcagacacagcatctttcatgtggtgctgaggatcgaacccgggctgcacgcatgcaaggcgagcgtgctactgattgagccacatcccagcccggAAACTAATGGTTCTTAAAAATATACGAACAGATACTCACTCGAGTTCACTCATAATAAAAGCAATAGTAATTAGAACTACAATTAGGTGTGATGTTTTATATCAATAAGGTTAGCAAAATTCAAAAAGTTGCTAAAGATCTGTGGGGGCAAGATTGTGGGGACCGAAGACGGTTCAACTATTATCGAAGATAATTTGATATTGTAAGTT
This genomic interval from Urocitellus parryii isolate mUroPar1 chromosome 11, mUroPar1.hap1, whole genome shotgun sequence contains the following:
- the C11H1orf162 gene encoding transmembrane protein C1orf162 homolog encodes the protein MRSLMTIIMSYYGDLRNIWQGSNTSLKGLFTENYECKDQNFTQTYQALLFHLPNGEDSMGGKNSTPKPQYDISSTISPKTTSSAPCPSTHPNTADLILVFLAGVLLTLLLTAMVFLIIKSCRRCHYSPQVPDPHSDSPAKRSSLGEDPLTYASMSFQPLEKKSHSLTANHSADLDPVVYAQVKVISQ